Sequence from the Mytilus galloprovincialis chromosome 13, xbMytGall1.hap1.1, whole genome shotgun sequence genome:
TGTCGTTGTCTGAGTAGTTGGTGCAGGTGTTGTCGATGACTGAGTCGTTGGTGCAGGTGTTGTCGTTGACTTAGTAGTTGGTGCAGGTGTTGTCGATGACTGAGTCGTTGGTGCAGGTGTTGTTGATGACTGAGTAGTTGGTGCAGGTGTGGTCGATGTCTGAGTCGTTGGTGCAGGTGTTGTCGTTGACTGAGTAGTTGGTGCAGGTGTGGTCGATGTCTGAGTCGTTGGTGCAGGTGTTGTCGTTGACTGAGTCGTTGGTGCAGGTGTTGTCGATAACTGAGTAGTTGGTGCAGATGTTGTCGTTGACTGAGTCATTGGTGCAGGTGTTGTCGATGACTGAGTAGTTGGTGCAGGTGTTGTCGTTGACTGACTCATTGGTGAAGGTGTTGTCGATGACTGAGTCGTTGGTGCAGGTGTGGGCAATGTTTGAGTAGTTGGTCTATGAGTTGTGGTTGGTATAAAAtctgttaaataaataaaaataacttcaaTTGATATAAAAGTTGTAGCACAAATAGTTTTTGTGTAAACAAAATTCGTTGTCTCTGTAAATACTCAAATAATTATCCTCAAATGTGAATATATGCTTCAtgtgtttcattaaaaaatacaTAACTGCTACTGCCCACAAACAAAAGCTATGATTAGTATGATGTAAGTTTACGTAACGAAGATGCAACTGTATAAAGAAATATTTGgcaaattatgtgttttatttaagattctcttttacaaataaaatcctTGTTGCACTCTGTGTAGGAGTAAGcaaatattttagaatatatcAAATTTTCAAGGAAGAATCAAACAACTGATCTGCATTGTAGTATATCACAAATTACTACCATTTCTTAAAAAGGATTACGTTATTTTGAGTAAGAAGGGAACAACATCAGTCAATAACAGGCTAAGATCTATTATGTGAATAGTGTTAAGACTACAGTAACAAATATTATGCTTAAGGTGGTATGGATGTCTTTCACcgtcttggattgtaaaaaacagagaatctaaggtccagattttcaatcaatttagcaaaatttgatgcagaaaTGCAGATAATTAATGTGAATTTGCATTTTAAAGCacaaatttataagattataacttataaatattaatatttgtacaaGTGTTGATTAGTTCtgcttgaattttaatatttttaaattggcattttaaggggaggtaactctgaaaaagtgcattttctgaaggaatctacatggctATTTTTATTTAGCTAAATAAAAAAGCAAAGTGaccctatctttttttttatattctcaaaGCAATTTAgaaaagctatcttctcgtattttattttacaattctatcatttagtttagcttctaatcaAATAATGGTGATATTTCATGTTTAATCCATCCAAATGTGTCATTTTATCACGACCTGTAGCTTGAGAatatgcacggtgacctatcaattttatgatatttttgaacatatatcaatagatactacgttttggcaaagtatgaactaattctatcatttttaatttagactcccaTGCCACCTTAAGTAAAAGATTAATATACTTACTGTATTCGCATATACTGCTGTAATGATATTGTGGAACGTAACTGTTGCAGGGGTAGTCATGCCATTTATATCCATCATCTCTGCGAATCACAGCGCAATCTTCAAATTGTCCACCAGAGAAAAGAAATCCTCTGTTTCCTGGTCCTTGTCCTCTCTCCCAGTTGCCCCATGTCATTTTGTGTCCTAATATAgtttaaaacatacatttcaaGATATAGGCGTTGCCAcagattttcaaataaatttacatACATTTATCTAAATTCATGCAAGACATTGTAataatttttactattttatttgctttaattgtaataaacaaacatattgtatattttgaatCATAGAATTGTATGAATTAAACATATCTTTAAACTTTTTAGCACTattcagtcggaaacccggttgaaatagaacaaaagaatcgaagctctttgttagagaaagCGAAAAATGCCTACTGAAATGTTAACTATTATAGTAAcaaaaattttttaaattaatagaaacaaataacagtacaattttcttctcaataacgatgtgttttattttaaaacaccatttgcataagtttttatttatctattacatagttaagcagaacaattagatatcaagtcgacgacatgggtatctttcaagttggatgacgaaaatgcataacctccgattaaaaaaaaaaaacacggacggagaacatatcaatctattagttattttatcttgaaatcttaaaaagcaagaatatttgatacatcatctcgcttcagattctatccttttcatatatcaaagctacaggttgacttaataacataaaaaaaatcacagtacttgAAGATGAAATATATCGGTCAAGTGAAaaacctatctaatgaatcacaaaaacagagtaggtgtgtttgaatagctattttttttttactaaaagtacttgacgacagtctttcaagttggatgatgaaaatgcatatcttcggaaaaataaaattttgagtgtgataactagggtttatagtcaaccactaaaaaaatctagtctgtcCTTCCacgaaataattaattttaattgttttaaatgtttatgaattttcgaaaattccacctgacaaccgatcagacaatagttttaagtcgAACCAATGCAGataagatcattaactgatgctcattagctagtagatacatttgtcttttaaaatacaaatgacaTTTAAAGATCGTAATGGTGctttgtggataaatttatcgattttcaagagcaaaattggcagcgcgtcatccctacaatggctttcatttttacgattgtgaaaatgaactggcgtaatggggagataattttaacgaagtagaatcctgactgtattaTGTTTGCGCTGTCACTTTTTTGCAAGACTTATAAAAAGAACAGGTGTGTATCAGCAATGTCTTAAACACATTTGAAAAAAGTGccaatgacttttttttttgaaagatgtaTGCCCCTTTGTAAGCACccttgtacattttgtaaaactatcttcaaatgtatatacattttgtaaaaggTTGGTATGTTAGCAATGTCTTGGTGAGTTCTATAATCAGCGCTCAACTATTATTTTTACAGGCATTATGTCACTTTGAAAGATAAATTAGATTGAACTTTGCACAATAAGTAGCCTGACACCTATATTTATTGTCATAGTTTTATGAAGTGTATGCCGAAGTCTTTCAACAAGGTTTACAAAACCTTGATACAAGTTAAACTATACTGAAAATTGCCTTATCGACGATCTCATGCATTAAATTATAATATCTTCTGATTGTGTCTTTCGCTGAAGTTAATCTGATCTGGGTTTTTTGTTTTATGcttctttttatttacatttactcGATAATTGTTATTATAGATATGTAAAATAACGAATATGGAAACAAATCTTCTTCAGAGTTTTCTTTTATTACACGATTTTACCATATGgatattttacattaatttctttgaTATCCTGttgataaaataaacatgttagtGAACTAACATACCATTAACCCACTTCCAATGTCCTTCCCTTTCTCTATCAGTTCCACCAATCCAGATGCCGTTTTTAACCCAGCCTGATGTTTTTAAGGCATTCATGATAAATTGTTGTTTTGTCATGTCTTGTATCACCACCAAGTCTCCGTGATGTTGTGTACAATATTGTCTTGCATCATTCCAGGAGTGTTCCTCACGTATCAGCtgaatacatgtatcattaaggGCATACAAGAAGTTATCTCTTGGAATGCTCTGAGGGCACCGCTGAACATTTCCTATTGGGTAATGAatttaaacaatgaaaaatataaaagtattGATGTATCTGCATTGTAATAAATTGTGTACAGATTATCTATTTTAATTCGATTGATCATATTCTGGTTTGTTTTTCTCTCAgccaaatgttgtttttttttcatattgaagaATTTTATTTCatgcaaatacaaaatgttaatGAAGTACATACTAAGTATTtgattgtttatgacaggaatgACCATTCTCAGCTTAAATCTTAAAATATCAGGTcacatttcaaacaaaaacatgtaCTCATATGAGCAAAATCATGGTTTTTTAAAATATGACATCAATGCATGTATTTCATTAGCAGTGCACAAAAACCTTTGCAAGTCATACTGCTCGTACCTCACACCGTAGACCACAGATTACTTGTTATTTACTTACCATGATCTAAAACCCCGTCAAAAAACCATGGTTCACAATAGGACAAAAGTGtcacaaatataataaaagtaagtAATCCATCCATGTTTGACAACAAATTAAATGATGATGCAGTTTAAGGTAGCTTCAAGTTATATGTTTACAATCATTATTATATCAGCTTGTCCAAACTAACATGTAGACAGTCCAGCATCGTACGATGAgagataattatatatttatatcaataatcaaaacaaaagtcattatttacattaaattgataatgaaaaggGATAATTTGTTGACTGACAAGCCTTACATTGA
This genomic interval carries:
- the LOC143056605 gene encoding uncharacterized protein LOC143056605 — its product is MDGLLTFIIFVTLLSYCEPWFFDGVLDHGNVQRCPQSIPRDNFLYALNDTCIQLIREEHSWNDARQYCTQHHGDLVVIQDMTKQQFIMNALKTSGWVKNGIWIGGTDREREGHWKWVNGHKMTWGNWERGQGPGNRGFLFSGGQFEDCAVIRRDDGYKWHDYPCNSYVPQYHYSSICEYNFIPTTTHRPTTQTLPTPAPTTQSSTTPSPMSQSTTTPAPTTQSSTTPAPMTQSTTTSAPTTQLSTTPAPTTQSTTTPAPTTQTSTTPAPTTQSTTTPAPTTQTSTTPAPTTQSSTTPAPTTQSSTTPAPTTKSTTTPAPTTQSSTTPAPTTQTTTKPAPTTRSSTKPVLSTQIPTSKLPTTQPLATTLATTQKSTTPVPTTQISTTTIPTTKSTKPPAQTINLVTTSRTPLKTQILRTTKAKSTLFSTPIPTMKVTKAAPTTTQEIKETTTSPENPLPTQLVNNQGGLLRRSDNGNKPTNKSSTGYIIGGVCVAVVVAGIIVAVIVVRRRRISSNDANRKVHAAENPMYSVMYDDTSVPPVGAEIQINDMYEPTKYFTNGESMS